One Natronomonas gomsonensis genomic window, TCGTCGAACTGCTCGAGGCGGTCGTCGACAGCATCGAGGGCTGCCTCCGCATCCCGGACCGCCCGTTCGGCATCGTTCTCCACCTGTTCGACGTGTTCCAGTCGCTCGTCGACGTCGGCGACCAGACGCTCGACGTCGGTCAGCGCGTCGACGAAACCCTCGTCTCGAAGCACCTGTAGTATCCGGAGCATGTTCCCCAAATCTGAGCTCATACCCCGACCCAACGGCGCCCAACGTATCGTGGTTTGGGTCACGTCCACATCCCCCGTGACTACACGTCGGCAGTGAACGGGGCGAAAGCCCCGACCCGGACGGCGACGGCCGCGAGCAACTCGGCGGCGGCCTCGAGGTCCGCGAGGTCGACCACCTCGACGGGCGTGTGCATGTAGCGGTTCGGCAGGCCGACGTTCAGCGAGGGGATGCCCCCGCGCGTGGTGTAGAAGGCGTCCGCGTCGGTGCCGCTGAAACTGCCCGACGCCTGTAGTTGCACGTCGATGCCCTCGTCTTCAGCCACCGTTCGGGTCGCCTCCACGAGTTTCGGGTGGTTAGCGCTACCACGAGCGACGACGGGGCCCGCCCCCAACTCGACGCCGGTCGAACGGTTGCCCGGTGATTCCGGCTGGTCGGTAGCGTGGGTCACGTCCGTCGCCACGACGGCGTCTGGTTCGAGGTCGAATCCGACCATCTTCGCGCCCTTGAGGCCGAGTTCTTCTTGAACGGTCGAGACGGCGTACACCGTCGATTCGTGGTCCGTCTCGGCCACCCGACGGAACGCCTCGGCCGCAGTCCAGATGCCGACGCGGTTGTCCATCCCGCGGGCTGCGAGTCGGTCGCCCTCCAGTTCGGCGATGTTCGTGTCGAAGGTCACGGGGTCGCCAACCTCAACCAACTCCCGGGCAGCATCGCTGTCCTCGACGCCGATGTCGACGTACTGTTCGTTGATTTCGTCGTACTCGTCGCTCGCGGTGTCACGGAGGTGAATCGCCACCTGTCCGATGACGCCGTTGACGGTTCCGTCGGCGGTGTGAACTCGGACGTGTTGGCCACGAGTGACCGTCTTGTCCGACCCGCCGATACTGGAGAGTTTCAGGAACCCCCCGTCGGTGATGTCCCGGACCATCAGCCCGATTTCGTCGCCGTGGCCGGCAATCGCAATCGACGGCCCGTCGCCGGCGCCCTCGGAAACGGCGACCGCGTTCCCGTAGGCGTCGACGTGTGTTTCGTCGGCGACGGGGTCGACGTAGTCGAGCCACCGTCGCTGTCCTGTCTCCTCGAATCCCGAGGGGGTCGCCGTCGACAGCAACGCCTCGAGAAACGCTCGCCGTTCGTCGTCCATACCCACGGACCGACGGGCAGACACAAGAACGTCTCGACCGGCCGTATCAACCTATAAGTCCCTCTCCGGCGAACCCTATGGTATGGCCAAATTCACCTTTCTCGAAGTCCACTTCACGGACTCCGAGTTGAGCGCGACGAAGGGGTACGACAGCGGCGAAAAGGAGGTTTCCGCCGCCGACGAACCGCTCGAAGAGTCCTCCGGGTCGAAGAAAGGTGGCGCCATCGCCGCCATTGTCGGGCTCGTCTTCCTCGTCGCCGTCGCCTACGTGGTCAAGACGAAGGTTCTCGACGACGAGTCGACGTTCGAGTTCGAGGACGACGCTGACGAACTCGACGATATCGACGCCTGAGCCGTTACTCCGCCGACAGCGGCGGGAGACTGCGCTCGATGGTTTCTCGGTCCGCCTCGAGCCACGGTGGGAGTTTCAACTCCGACCCCAGCTCCGCGACCGGTTCGTCGGCGTCGAATCCGGGACCGTCCGTCGCGAACTCGAACAGCACGCCACCGGGTTCCCGAAAGTAAATCGACCGGAAGTACCGTCGGTCCTTCTGTGGCGTCACGCGCAGTCCCCTCTCGGCGAGTTCCTCGCGCCACGCCATCTGGGCGTCGTCGTCGGGAACTCGAAACGCCACGTGGTGGACGGTACCCGCGCCCTGCATCCCCGCCGACGCCTCCGGGTCGTCGAGTACGTCGACGAACGACGCGCGGTCGCCCGCACCGACGAATCGGGTTCGATGGCCGGTCTCCTTGAGGCGTTCGTACCCCATCGTCTCCAGTACGTCGGCGGTCGCCTCGGCGTCGGCCGACAGCAGCGTGACGCCGTGGAACCCACGGATTGCGTGTTCGACCGGCACGTCGCTGCCGTCCCACGGGTCGATGTCGACGGCGCCGGTGACCAACTCCAGCGGTTGGCCGTCGTGGTCGTAGAACGGGAGGACGCGCTCCTCGAAGCGCTCCTCGACGGCGTCGTACTCGACCCCGTGGTCGTCGAGGCGGTCCGCCCAGTACTTGAGGCTCCCCTCGGGGACGACGAACGCCGTTGCGGAGGTCTGTCCGCGGCCGACCGACCCGCGGTGGCCAGCGCCGAACGGGAAGAACGTCAGAATCGTCCCGGGCGAGCCGACCTCGTCGCCGTAGTAGAGATGATACGTCGTCACGTCGTCGAAATTGACCGTTTTCTTCACCAGCCGGAGCCCGAGTACGTCGGTGTAAAAATCGACGTTCTCCTCGGGGTCGCTGGCGATGGCCGTCACGTGGTGAAGTCCGGATATCGGCTCGGGCATACTGTATCTATGTTACCGGGTTACGAGTTGTGAGGTTAAATCGGTTCGCGCACACCGACGCAATCAGGTGACGGCGGTGTTACTGGTGGGGCTCAGATATCGAGTATCTCCCGGGCGTCGTCGGGCGTCGCGACGGGGCGTTCGAGGGTTTCCGCGAGCGTTGCCGCCCGCTCGACCAGTTGGGCGTTCGTCGCGAGTTCACCCCGCCGGAAGTAGCGGTTGTCCTCCAAGCCGACGCGGACGTGGCCCCCGAAGACGATTCCCAAGGCGGCAAACGGGAGTTGATGTTGGCCGAAGCCGAGGGTGTTGAACTGTGTGCCCTCTGGGAGGTGATTGACGAGCGACCGGAAGGTGTCGGGCGTCGGCATCGCTGTCGTGCCGCCGCCGAAGATGAGCGTCGTGTAAATCGGCTCCTCGATGAGGTCCGGACGCCGGTCGAGCAGTTCGTGGACCTCGTTGAGGTGGCCGCCGTTGAACACCTCCATCTCGGGTTTGATTCCACGCTCACGCATTTCCTCGGCCAGCGATTCGACGAGGCCGCGGGTGTTCTCGGAAGTGAGGTGCTGATAGCGGTTGAGCGGCCCCATGTCGAGAGAGGCCATGTCGGGGGCGGGGTCAGTCCGAAGCGGTTCGTGTCGGATGTCGTCGGGCGCACCCGTCCCGCCGGTGGAGTGCTGGACGACGAGGTCCGTCCGCTCCCGAACTGCCTCGGTGAGTTCCTGAAATCGCTCACGCGAAAACGAGCGTTCGCCGTTCTCTCGGCGAGCGTGGAGGTGGACGACCGAGGCGCCGGCGGCTTCACACGCCTCGGCGGCGTCGGCTATCTCTTCGGGCGTCTCCGGGAGATGGGGACTGGCCTCCTTGCCGTGAACGCCGCCTGTCAGCGCCGCAGTGATGACGACTGGGTCGCCGGCGAGGTAGTCGTCGTAACTCATCGCTCGGCGTTTCGGTAGAACTCACAATCGGTCGTGTGGTCCAACTCGTAACGGTCGTTGCAGATGTCGGCACGCATCGGCTGTACGAACGCATCGACGGCGGTACAGTAGGCGCGTGCAGTCTCGAAGGTTCGCTCCTCGTTGGCCTCGCGATACTCCAGATGCGGACAGGC contains:
- a CDS encoding M20/M25/M40 family metallo-hydrolase — encoded protein: MDDERRAFLEALLSTATPSGFEETGQRRWLDYVDPVADETHVDAYGNAVAVSEGAGDGPSIAIAGHGDEIGLMVRDITDGGFLKLSSIGGSDKTVTRGQHVRVHTADGTVNGVIGQVAIHLRDTASDEYDEINEQYVDIGVEDSDAARELVEVGDPVTFDTNIAELEGDRLAARGMDNRVGIWTAAEAFRRVAETDHESTVYAVSTVQEELGLKGAKMVGFDLEPDAVVATDVTHATDQPESPGNRSTGVELGAGPVVARGSANHPKLVEATRTVAEDEGIDVQLQASGSFSGTDADAFYTTRGGIPSLNVGLPNRYMHTPVEVVDLADLEAAAELLAAVAVRVGAFAPFTADV
- a CDS encoding 3-keto-5-aminohexanoate cleavage protein — protein: MSYDDYLAGDPVVITAALTGGVHGKEASPHLPETPEEIADAAEACEAAGASVVHLHARRENGERSFSRERFQELTEAVRERTDLVVQHSTGGTGAPDDIRHEPLRTDPAPDMASLDMGPLNRYQHLTSENTRGLVESLAEEMRERGIKPEMEVFNGGHLNEVHELLDRRPDLIEEPIYTTLIFGGGTTAMPTPDTFRSLVNHLPEGTQFNTLGFGQHQLPFAALGIVFGGHVRVGLEDNRYFRRGELATNAQLVERAATLAETLERPVATPDDAREILDI
- a CDS encoding ring-cleaving dioxygenase; translated protein: MPEPISGLHHVTAIASDPEENVDFYTDVLGLRLVKKTVNFDDVTTYHLYYGDEVGSPGTILTFFPFGAGHRGSVGRGQTSATAFVVPEGSLKYWADRLDDHGVEYDAVEERFEERVLPFYDHDGQPLELVTGAVDIDPWDGSDVPVEHAIRGFHGVTLLSADAEATADVLETMGYERLKETGHRTRFVGAGDRASFVDVLDDPEASAGMQGAGTVHHVAFRVPDDDAQMAWREELAERGLRVTPQKDRRYFRSIYFREPGGVLFEFATDGPGFDADEPVAELGSELKLPPWLEADRETIERSLPPLSAE